The DNA segment TTTGACTTCACAAACCTTCTGCATTCGGCTCCACCAGTCTTTTCCTGAACCTCCTCCTCTATTCCCTCCTCCTGAtcttcctccaccagctcctcctcctccatctgaaACTCAGATTATTGGTTCTATTATACATCTGTCACACCCATCTCCAGCCTGGTTTCCAGTTCTGTGAATGATTCTATCCCAGCTCTTCTTTCAGTGAAGTaatcaatgttattttttcaaCTGATTCCATCATTTGAAACATAAAGACCTCAACCTGCAGCCAGAACATCTATTAAGAATCAACAGCGTCACATCAAACAGTCtcacaacacagaaaatgtcaaTATTATACATCTTTGCTCTCATCTTTAACATCAGTGCTTGAAATGGTTAGATATTACATATTGTTCATTTagttgtttgtgctgctgtctTAAATGGATAGTTCACCGGgaaattttaattcactcattatctacgCAATATGCCGATGGcagggtgggtgaagtgtttgagtccataaaaaaacctaacatgcctccatactgctggtGTAGTGTCcagaagccccgacattcatattcgacccAAAGCGCTGTCATTTACCCCACACGTGACCTTGGGcaagagcttgtgtgcagtgtgtgtgtgtgtgtgtgtgtgtgtgtgtgtgtgtgtgtgtgtgtgtgtgtgtgtgtgtgtgtgtgtgtgtgtgtgtgtgtgtgtgtgtgaacgctgCTGCAAcgaggatatcagaggacatttcagctaaaaacacggtgtaaatgacaccattTCGACACAAATATGAATGTGGGgccttacggacacttggatgacaccacacaagcagtatgttatattctgttgttttattacttttgaaAAATTGATCACCAGTAATTCAATTGTTtgggatttggctgcaatgctggtcacccctgagactccaaaagtgttttgtggactcaaacacttcacccactcctccatggGCATAGTGGTGGGTAGATAATGGGTGcattttcggtgaactatccctttaaagtaaATTTGAGTGAATCAACCTGCTGGAACTGATTTAAAAGCATGGTGAATGGTGGCCAATACATGCAAAACATATGTATACATTAAAAGGGAAATGTCCTACATGAAACAAAACCCTTACACTTTAGAAACAACAAATTAACATGCCATGGTAACTTTTCATAAAAATTTGCACCAACATATATCCTGTGGGTCCATCTCATTTTCAAGACCTTTAATAATCAAAGATAAAACTTTTTGGATGTACACACTCCACCAGCTTTCTTTGTCTTGGACACAGCAGCTCTTACCTTTGGGTTCACTGGAGTACAGTCGTCGCTGTGCCGTCTGGAATCTGCGACTGAATGGGAAGTGAGCTGGAATCCGATAGCCGTTCTGCAAAAGACCACATTGCCTTTAGTGCAGCTCGTCTAttactatatatacacacagtatgGCTGTGCAAATATGACCTCTGACAGGTAAACAAACTCTCTCTGAATTTCACTTCTATTTAAAACATCTGACCTCACCTCTGAACTGCATTAGACTCAGTGAGCAGTGGAATACTTAAAATGTAGGGAACAAGGTCAGAATTAGCTCAGAATTATTGATTCACTAGAGccaaagaaaagtaaataacctcattgacatctattgcacttctgtccgtcctgggagagggatccctcacatgtggctctctctgaggtttctaccttctttttaccctgttaaaaggattttttagtagtttttccttactcttgttgagggttaagggcagaggatgtcacaccctgttaaagccctttgagacaaattgtgatttgtgaatatgggctatacaaataaaatttgattgattgattgattgacagacaTTCTTTTGTAAGCTGGAGCTGTTTTGGTCTAAGTGGGTTTGTGAGGAAATCCTAAGGCTACAGCATGAACTGTTTTTCCAgtcaaaaaatacacaacatgccGCTAGTGTGGTGttatccaagtgtccgcaagccccgacatttatattcgaCTCGAAGctgcgtcatttacactgtgttttaagcctaaaagtccagTTTGTTTCGTGTCGAATATAAACGTCGGGCCTTTCTTCTGCAGTGACGGCTTTTCTAGCATGAAACACCTTGTGCTTTGAGCTGCAATAGAGGGAAACTAACATTATGAGGGAATCTGGTCCTGAAAAGAATGTTACACTGGAAAATATTGATCGATTCATCCTCCTCTTGAAGCCACATATTAGCTtcagtgattttaaaatggATCGGGGAATTTGAACATCAATTATAATGAAATTGGCTTCAGTGACATTTATGTTTCGATTATTGTCTATATGAAAAGTTCTAAACACCAATAACACTTTAAATCTAGAAATAATGTATATGATAATCATATAACCCCTGACATAAATAAACTGCCCAAAAAAAATTATGGGAACacataaatcaaacatcagatcttgataacaaattattcaagttgaaaatctttactgatgtccattgtataatttgttaaGAACAAAATGACATATCAACGGTCaatggaaaacaaaatcatcaccccattgagggctggatgcaaaaccacactgaaaatcAGAGTAAACAATTTGAATCAAAGGCTAATCCAACTTTAGTGAATTTCATCAcggcaactcataatgtgactcagtagtgtgtataGCCGCCgcgtgcctgtatgcactcATGAAAACGTCTGGGCACTCTgctgggggatctcctcccagacctggatcagggcatcagggagctcctggacagtctgtggtggtACGTGGCGGCGTCAGATACACCGATACAAAACATCCaataggtgctcaattggatttaggtcaggggaacgtgaggaccagtcaatggcatcaatgcgTTTGTCATCTAGGAACCGCAGAAACAATCTGGCCACATgagcccactgcaccagcgtaaggtctgacaatctctctgaggatttcatcccaGTACCCAACCGCAGTCAGGGTaccgttggctatgacatggaggtctgtgctaccctccaaggatatgcctccccagaaCATCACTGCCACCCACCGCCAATCTGGTCATGCTGGATGACGTTACAGGCACCATAACTTTCACCACCAcatctccagactctttcaggCCTGTCACATGTGCCCAGTGTGAACCTGCCCTCATCTGTGAAGAAAACAGAGCGCAAGTGGCAacctgccaattctggtgttctATGGTGaatgccaatcgagctgcacggTGCAGggcacaggtcccactagaggtcCTTGGGCCCTCATACAGTTTGGttagaaacatgcacaccagtagcctgctgaAGGGTCGTTTTGTAAGactggcagtgctcctcctcgcacaaaggagcagatactggtcctgctgctgggttgatgcccttctacagccctgtccagctctccttgtctcctggtatctcctctatgctcttgagactgtgctgggagtcacagcaaaccttctttaGTCCACACGTATAAATGTGCCATCCTAGAGGAGCTGGACTAgctgtgcaacctgattgggctgcaggtaccacCTCATGCTACCAGCAGTGAtaaggacactagcagaacacaaaactagagaagaatcagtcaggaaggataaggagagagcaaCCGTCTGTGGTcaccacatgtaaaaccattccCATTTTAGGgcttgtcttgcttttgcctcttcattgcacctgttgttactttcatttgcaccaaagcaggtgaaattgattcacaatcacttgtgcttcctaaatggacagattgatatccctgaagtttaactgacttggtgttatactgtgatgattaagtgttcccttaattttgTGAGCATGTCAAGAGACActaaaaagactaaaacaaatgGAACAGGGCTACGTCTTACACTTATTTTATTATAAGTGTGTAAAacaattgtgaaaaaaaaaactgttcatccAAGGTCATCTATTTCAATAACttgtttattatatatacatatgtgtttAGTTTATTTGGCAAAGAGTGAAGGTATCGCAAATACTTGTCAGCTTTTATTTAAGAAGCTCAGACCAACAAATAAGCAACTAAATCCACAAAGTGCTGGaatggcagtggggctcacaaacaagccccctgcatcacactgactctgcccccccgcacataatttataacttatatattattggcactatcccggaaccaatcactgcaccttagcaccgcacgtgcccataacataacttattgttctttctgtatatattgttgttttatgtccgattgttgtttttatgtccaaatacaccaaccacaccaaggcaatttcctgtatgtgtaaatatacttggcaaaaaaagaattctgattctgattctgaatgTGATACTATCACCCATCGGGACTTTAGAGGCTCTTCTAATGGTTGACTATGCTATTAGCTACTCATAGCTACTTTCTGTCAACACTGGTGTAAATTTCTTTGGCATCATATCCACGCTAAATACTGGTGtaagtagttgtagtagtagacgtagtagtagaagtagtagttgTACGACTACAAGTGACAGACACTTCGCAAGTCGCTTTAAAAGAAAGCTAACTATTGCGTCACAACAATGTCGCAGCATTAAGGTCAGCTAGAAGCTAGCAGTGTTTCCACATAGAAAACATCGGATTCTTCTGGTAACAGACGCTTTCTGATGAGTCAGACTTGTGCCGAATGGAAAACTAGGTTTTATAGAAGGCATTAGGACTTGAATTGTTTCGTAAGGTTCGTCATATTGTTCCTAACAAAACAAACGTACACTAAACGGAATGGTTTTGTAACGAGGTTTGGCAGCACGCATTCGAACGTGCTACATTTCCCTTATTAAATCTAACTCCATGAGGACATTTAACTGCGGCCTTTTGGGCCGTTTCTCACTCAACATTTCCCCCCCAATCCTCCACCTTCACTTACCGGGGCAGCGGAGCTCCGATATGCTGCTGTGAAGAGCCGTCCTGCGCTCACCGCGAAGAGCCGAGCCCGGGTTCCCCCAGGCCggcagagaggcagagcgaCTGCCGAGAGGAGCCTCAGCACCTGAGACATCCTCCGTCTGTCGCCTGCCCAGCCGCTCAGTCACAAACCCCCGCGGTTCTGCTCGTTTAACTCCCGTCAGGAAGCTTCGCTGTGTCGCTGCTGCAAACGTTATTGAAGAAGAGCAACAGCGTGAAATGTCAACGGGATCATACGACGATGATGTAAAGGACCACGAGCCCGTCTCTGCGCGTGCctgtctgaaatgattgtgacaaTGCATGTTTCTTAGCGATTGAAAATTTATTTGGAATcacaaaatacaattttacCATTAGATAATATACCTAACTGACATGATGTACGTAAATCcatgtattttgtttaaatatgacTTTATTACATTCAGGTATGAGATGGGCTAACACTGTGTGTCAGCCACAATACACCttcactctgattggctgagacagAGACGTTTTCTAATGCTCTTACATGTAACTGTTACAAAAACACGTGGTGACACTATTATCATTACATGTTTCAAAGTTATTGGAAACTTGCACCACTGAAATACTCAATATTCATCTGCAAGAGGttctccatcctccatcttgtttgtatgttgttaTGTGTGACaccacacagtcacattaaaacaggatttaacatgtttatattttgctcctttgttttaaaagttgtattttaAGAAACCTCTTCCACTATTTCTGTGTGTAAAACAATTATCAGAATTATTGTGAAGGGCCATATAATTCAATCACAGGAGAACTGTTAAGGATGCGACCTCTATTAATTGATTCAGAAagtcagaaaacagtgaaaatgtccttGATAAATTTCCTGAAGCCCATGTTAGCAGTCATGGGTCTTTGTCTGACCAAAAGTCCAAAACACATAATTTTTTATATCAAAGAAAACAAGGGAACTGCCTTAATTCACAGACCAATGGTATAATTTGGCATTTTCTATAAAAATcctttttttgatttttgattttttaTCAATCATCATACCTGTCAATAATTTTTATGTCAACTGATCATCTTAGCCCTTGGGTTCCACTTGATTTCTAGATACAATTGCACAGCCATGTGGAGTAAAGAGCcaacaatatatttgtcattaccttgaaatattgaaatactcCCCAGATAAATTACCATTTTAGTGATAACATTGTATTTTCAGTGCCATGCTTTTAGACTGCAATATTGATTTGTCACTGTAATTTAAGTTGAACCATTATCCATGTCTAATTAGAATAATCAATCTAAAGTAGGGAAATTAAGTCAGCTAATGATTTCAGCTGTGGCAGATGCTTCACATTTTTTTACTCAATGAAACTTTTAATATCAataagaaattaataaaatgtgactttCCATCTATGTCCATAGCTGGGTCAGGGTGTTGAAGCTGCAGCCGCTTGTCCTCTGAGCTCTGCTTTGGAGCTACCAGTGCTCTAGGAGTTTTGGGAACAATCTGTCACTGAAGAgggaaaatgtgttgtttggtttcctgaccacaacaaaaataattaagatAATTTCTACTctgatgaatgaaattaaaaaacgtATCTCAGGGAATAGAAAAGCCGTCAACTGTAACCTAggctgtgtgtgttgatgtttacaTGTAAACATGGGCCTTGTTGGTTATGTATGATATATGCTGCATGGCCATGATCTTGTTCTGTCTGCTGTTGTACACTTTTTTTGCacttgagagagaaaaaataaaaagtgaaatgttcCCTTTCAGCTTCCTCTGTAGGTGCTGTAGGAGAACCGACTCATCAATAATGGGATGTGGAacctctgctgcggctcagtGATGGTGAatacaacctgaaaacatacaaaaaagtACTGAtagtaaaaatgttaaataaaaagacacagaatcacaggacacatttttctatttatattgAAACATGCCAAGTCAGTCAGTatttgtgaacacaaatgtccgagtgagacacTCCAAAGTTCTTGCAgcctttctccacctggcctcctagtgtaaagtccgtagaaagtcaggagaatccTGCTGGGTTCATAtatcacagcgagcgagtgggggggttgatggagcttctaacacgtgacagtgttgtgcatgtgtgaaaggtaatCTGCAGGTAAACTCCGGAACCAATTCTTTGGActttacctgcaggtcatgtctgaaaacggcttatgatAAGTGGATCCTTTGTGAGTTATGTCTGTTTGTACACGGTTTGTACTAATAatcacttaataataataaaacattttatttctatcgTGCTTTTAAAAGGTACTCAAAGGCTCTTAAGATGGTAAAAacagtgacattaaaaataataacaacaaggTAACATAATAGCAGCACTGGACTATTTAACAATAACATATTGTTTATGAAAGTGAAATCCAGAAGCTCACCTCTACATACGGATAGAAGGAGGTCTGACCCAGACCCTCCCAGTATGAACCAGTCTCAAAGCGCAGCTTGTACATGCCGGAGGTGAAAGCCTCAGCGCTGATGAGTCCTGGGCAGCGGCCATCTTCATTTGTTGTCCTAAAAATCATTAAACTGCTGAGTCGTGAAGGTTGATTGAAACTCAGAAACTCtcattaaacaaagaaaagctttgGCCTGCCTATATTCGTTCAGTTTTTTATATTGACAAACAACACATGGCACAAcattaattataatatttaGCATCTTGAAACACAAGATTTAGTGTCAGAGTCATTCCATTGCCCTGTGGAGCTTGCATTTCTGTACATCTACTGTGTTCTGCAGATGATACATGCTGTGACTTAGAAGGTAAACAATGACTGCTACTGTACATGCTGCTCAAAGAAAACTTAACAGAAGGACCCCCAAAACTGTTTCTCTAATAATGGATACCTTCTCATAATCATTTCAACAAATCCTTTCAAATggtgtttatttgatttctacaaaaaaatatattctttgcTACAAATATATGTGTAAATTTCGGTTTGTTCTTTTAATCAATTCTGGTATCTGTTTGGAGAATTTTGACTGAAATATGGAAAAACCAAGTGATGTCTGGAGTTGTTCCTTTTGGGATGCAGATATTACCTGGGGATGAAAAGGATATTGGCAGCCCTAACAGCCAAAACACTTCCCTGATCTACTCTGGATTATGGCGGCGGGATAGTGAGAGAATGAACCTCACATAAAGTGATTGAGACATGCCCCCTCATTCCCAGCTATATAGTAATGATAAGAACATTGACGATGAATTACAAATTTTGATTAGAGGTTTAATTGTCTTACACAAAATAACAAGTTCGGCTGTTAACTGTTCCCTTCAATTCAGTTTCAGCATCGCCCGTTCAAACCCTACCCGACACTCAGCATGTTCCAAATCATCAGCTCGGGGTCTAGGCGATGCAGGCTGACCGCCATCTTGGCTGCGGGGATGCCATCTCCAGTGTTCAGCACGTGAGTCGTCAGAGGGttggatgctgctgctgccatgaGCTGTCAGAGAGGAGTGGACAGGTCAGCCTCACCTGTATATTCCTGTTACAGGTCATTCAAACAGCATATTTTCTATGACCATTATGAATTTATCGGTTGCACGTTTATGGTCATCGTGTGTGTTTAAGTCTATGGTTACACCAAGCAACCAGATAACAGGGTCTGTTCGTATGCATAGCTGGGTGAATCAAACACAGCAGATTTTCTGTAATGTCAAATTTATACTAAACTAATCAACAAAATGAGTTTCTTAATAAATCCCTGGTAAGATGCAGCCCCCTAGATACGAATTGTaggaaaattattttttaacatctgTATTAACTGCTTAGCCACGTTGTTAAAGAACATTAAGAGCTCTCACTCTATTTATAAACTATTTAAGTTCTGAGGATTTTcaccaacaccaacacacactgtccacatATCTACATctttacaaattaaacatgTGCCCATGAGGGAAAATacaagagaaaacagaaaagagacaaCATTTCTACTATGCTGATAA comes from the Hippoglossus stenolepis isolate QCI-W04-F060 chromosome 5, HSTE1.2, whole genome shotgun sequence genome and includes:
- the LOC118109206 gene encoding 5-hydroxyisourate hydrolase, whose amino-acid sequence is MAAAASNPLTTHVLNTGDGIPAAKMAVSLHRLDPELMIWNMLSVGTTNEDGRCPGLISAEAFTSGMYKLRFETGSYWEGLGQTSFYPYVEVVFTITEPQQRFHIPLLMSRFSYSTYRGS